The window CGCCGAATGATTACATGCGCGAGATCACATGCGCGGCGGCGCGCTGCCGCCCGGCGTCAAAGCTCGCCGAGCCCGGTGGCGTAGCCGTCGACGCCGACTTCCAGCAGGCGCAAGGTGTTGGTGGCGCCGTGGGTCTGCATGTGCTCGCCGCTGGTGAAGACCACGCGGTCGCCCGGCGCCAGCAGGCCGGCCTCGACCAGCAGCCGGATGGCGCCGCGCGCGGCTTCGCGCGGGGTCTGGCCGCGGCTGTCGTAGTCCATCGGGAACACGTCGCGCATCAGCGCCATGCGCCGGCGCGCGTGCGCGTGATGCGAGAACGCGTAGATCGGCACCGCCGAGCGGAAGCGCGACAGGTAGCGCGCGGTGCCGCCGGATTCGGTCATCGCCACCACCGCGCGCACGCCGATGTGCTCGGACAGGAACATGGTCGCCATCGCGATGGCCTGGTCGGCGCGCTCCAGCCCGCGCCGCGCCTTCTCGAAGTCGATGTCGGAGGCGAACTGCCGCTCGGCGCCGCGGCAGATCCGCGCCATCGTCTCCACCGCGCGCGCCGGCCAGCTGCCGGCGGCGGATTCCTGCGACAGCATCACCGCGTCGGTGCCGTCGATCACCGCGTTGGCGACGTCCAGCACCTCGGCGCGGGTCGGCATCGGGCTGTCCACCATCGACTGCAGCATCTGCGTCGCGGTGATGACCACCTTCTCGCGCGCCACCGCCTCGCGGATGATCTTCTTCTGCAGGCCGGGCAGCTCGGCGTCGCCGATCTCCACGCCCAGGTCGCCGCGCGCCACCATCACCACGTCGCTGGCCTCGACGATCTCGGCCAGGTTCTCGATCGCCTCGGCGCGCTCGATCTTCGACACCAGCGCGGCGCTGCTGCCGTGCGCCTTCGCCACCCGCCGCGCCTCGTGCATGTCCTCGGCGTTGCGGCAGAACGAGACGGCGATGAAGTCCACCTGCATGCCGGCGGCGACCGCGATCAGCTCGCGGTCGCGCTCGGTGATCGCGCCCAGCGACAGCCCGCCGCCCTGCTTGTTCAGGCCCTTGCGGTTGGACAGCACGCCGTCGTTGAGCACGGTGGTGACGATGCGCTCGCCTTCCACCGCGTCCACCTGCAGCTGCACCAGGCCGTCGTCCAGCAGCAACACGTCGCCGGGCTTCACGTCCCCCGGCAACTCGAGGTAGCTGACGCCGATCTGGCTCACGTCGCCGGGCGGCGCGTCGAGGCGGGCGACCAGGTCGAAGCGGTTGCCGGCCTTGAGCTGCACCTTGCCGTCGGCGAAGGTCTCGATGCGGATCTTCGGCCCCGGCAGATCGGCGAGGATGCCGACCTCGCGGCCGATCTTCGCGGCCATCGCCCGCACCGCCTCGCCGCGCGCGACCTGCGCGGACGGGTCGCCGTGCGAGAAGTTCAACCGCACCACGTCCACCCCCGCGCGCAGCACCGCCTCCAGCACTTCCGGCGGATCGGTGGCCGGGCCGAGGGTGGCGACGATGCGGGTGTGGCGGCGTTGTTCGGAGGCGGCGGGAGCGGTCATGGACGGCGATGACATCGTTGTCAGAGATGATCGCCAACGCTACCACAGCCCTGCGGCGCGGGAACGC is drawn from Thermomonas brevis and contains these coding sequences:
- the pyk gene encoding pyruvate kinase; translated protein: MTAPAASEQRRHTRIVATLGPATDPPEVLEAVLRAGVDVVRLNFSHGDPSAQVARGEAVRAMAAKIGREVGILADLPGPKIRIETFADGKVQLKAGNRFDLVARLDAPPGDVSQIGVSYLELPGDVKPGDVLLLDDGLVQLQVDAVEGERIVTTVLNDGVLSNRKGLNKQGGGLSLGAITERDRELIAVAAGMQVDFIAVSFCRNAEDMHEARRVAKAHGSSAALVSKIERAEAIENLAEIVEASDVVMVARGDLGVEIGDAELPGLQKKIIREAVAREKVVITATQMLQSMVDSPMPTRAEVLDVANAVIDGTDAVMLSQESAAGSWPARAVETMARICRGAERQFASDIDFEKARRGLERADQAIAMATMFLSEHIGVRAVVAMTESGGTARYLSRFRSAVPIYAFSHHAHARRRMALMRDVFPMDYDSRGQTPREAARGAIRLLVEAGLLAPGDRVVFTSGEHMQTHGATNTLRLLEVGVDGYATGLGEL